In Telopea speciosissima isolate NSW1024214 ecotype Mountain lineage chromosome 10, Tspe_v1, whole genome shotgun sequence, the DNA window ATTTCTTGAAACGTTAGATACCTTAGATGTCATTTACCCTAATTAAAATAAAGACATATGTCAAATCCTCAATTTTATAAGAGAGTATGAGAAAGAATCCGCACAATATGTTAATGATCTCTTGTGGTGTGCCCTTTATCACTATCTCATCTTCCATAGTTccacttttatttattttgatttcggTAAAGTTAATCTCTTCGGTGGAAGAGTAGGTAGGAATAACTCTAAAACCCTCCCGGATACGATCTTAAGTCAAAAGCTTaatcttctataaaaaaaaaggggaagtaGTTGTCcttccgagagtgtggcctatgctagcactcccatgtatctatctccctcttcctcGAAACAAGAGGACATGGgtatcttttcatatagggaggagagagatagactcatgggagtgctggtatAGGCCACACTTCCGGACAATTCAGAAAGATAATAACCAATAAACAATTTAAGAATAGTTTAAGAAACAGTGATATCACAGACAAAGATCTTTTCCCCATTTGATTTATTAAAAACAGATTCTCCTCTCAAACCCAAACGAATAATTATTTGTGCTTTAAAGTTTAAATCGAGAATCGTAAACAATTTAAGTAaagtatttgtttatttttggttaaaagTAAAAGTATTTATTCAACTACCCAATAAGTGTGCGTTTCCATTTTTTGCAGTTACGTTGAGTTCAAAATTTGTAGAAATGTGTTCATATATGATATACCATGGAGGTTGTCTTTTTCAAACTAAAGAGGGCTAAAATTGTAAACTTAACGGGAAGTAGTACACTAGCTCGACTTTCGAAAACCAGAAGCTGAAATCGGCCTTTAAAATGGTTCTGCGGAATCTCTGGGGCTTCAACCTGGAAGTGTGGAGTGGTGGAGGTAGGAAGATGGGTATGGGTAGGTGTGCTCTGCAGATTCGTctagttttccttttctttgtttcttgcGTTGCAGCCAGCACTGTAATGGCGGATGGAAAGCGTGCAATAATGCCTGGGTTCATCTACACCAGAAACAGAGGACGGTGTACTCCCCAGTAAGATTCCTCACTCCAACTGTAATGGttcctttcaaaaccctaacttttaATACTTCGAGTCTGTGTTTGATCTAGATTATATCTATACGGGAAACGTAATGCCCTTTTATAGATTCTGGATTTACCACTGTAGTTACTTCAGACACACAGACAGGGATAATGATGAGTTTATCAGGAACACTCGGGGATCGTTTGAATATGATTCGGTCTTGTTCCTCCAAAGATGATGAGTCAGCTCCGAGTTTGATTTAAAATGTGGTCGTCTTTCcaaaatttcagtttaaacattACATTTGTTTTGAGAATTGGAACAAGATTGCTTAATAATCTCAGAATGGTTGGTGAGTGGCAGGTTTTGGAGCAGCAGAAGGGAGGCATGGCCAAAGATGATCCCACAGACATCGTCAGTGTCAAAGGTGTTTGGATCGAGAGCATTCGAGAGATTCAAATCTGACCTTACACTTTTAGAAGCGACCCAGAGGAATGACGATGGAGGTAA includes these proteins:
- the LOC122641909 gene encoding uncharacterized protein LOC122641909 is translated as MGMGRCALQIRLVFLFFVSCVAASTVMADGKRAIMPGFIYTRNRGRCTPQFWSSRREAWPKMIPQTSSVSKVFGSRAFERFKSDLTLLEATQRNDDGGNVFSRLLKQSSAALLNSYARKGYPYSAWEVKTLLIQALVSEEAAALQAQRFSLANQACG